A part of Streptomyces sp. DSM 40750 genomic DNA contains:
- a CDS encoding AfsR/SARP family transcriptional regulator has translation MELEFRLLGPVEAWHGGRPLRLGGPKPRALLAVLLLRAGQVVPADTLVDVIWGDEPPDTARALVQTYVSALRRALPAEAAEAIETRPPGYVLRPGIGRVDLAEFEARTADGRRAAAEGDHEAAARLLREALELWRGPALGGVGEALRGEAGRLEEARQAALEERTAAELEVGGHEAELVTELTALVRAHPTRERPRGQLMLGLYRLGRQADALAVYGEGRTALAEELGLDPGPELNRLYEAILRADPTLLAATTATAAPRQATAPRPVSLLPPAIGDFTGREEELAQVVEGLTGEREAMPVVVVSGAAGVGKSALAVQAAHRVAGEYPDGQLYAELHGFSEPVPPAEVLGRLLRALGADPPEDTAERGDLFRSLVAGRRMLLVLDDANGEAQVRPLLPGSSTCGVLVTSRARLGGLVGSRRTDLDVLDDARGLELLIRVTGPDRTPDDPPEQAAARRIVELCGGLPLALRIAGARLATRRHWTPSVLAERLADEHRRLDELSVGDLEVRASLGLSYQALDECARRVLRRIATLGSADVAVWTVAALADTPEDEAEEILERLLDAQLIDCPGRDQVGQPRYRLHDLVRVYATERAEAEDPVADRTAAVGRALTAGLWLMDRVTESAPSGAVSLRHRFTEAPLKGRGELRDPPHTTGSRQPAEPPAPVGARTTRRALTDPFAWFDAEADTLTTAVERAAAMGLHTLACEAAAALCSSSFAISNRFDAWWRSHDAALAAARRAEDRSGEALLTIGLGQLRYEQDRIAESQEYFRTAERICTELGDVRGRSAALAGLGSACREVGELRDAERALTDAADGFRRVGDDTGVGVACRYGGSVRLELGDQEGAFPLLDESLRAYRRLGSRRGEALALRTLSLVHRSLGAYEEAARVAEQALEILRALGDPHMAAYALRARAKARLRLGHTREAETELREILDVCRVHEDRFGEALTLRTLGECALAEGRLTDAEGLLTASAALWGVLALPLPRARALRNLSVVRAALGDQDGADALRAESMRVFNVCEARERHEPWPWV, from the coding sequence GTGGAGCTGGAATTCCGACTGCTCGGCCCGGTCGAGGCGTGGCACGGTGGCAGACCCCTGCGGCTGGGCGGGCCGAAACCGCGCGCGCTGCTGGCCGTGCTGCTGCTGCGGGCCGGTCAGGTGGTGCCCGCGGACACGCTGGTGGACGTGATCTGGGGGGACGAGCCCCCGGACACCGCGCGGGCGCTGGTGCAGACGTATGTGTCGGCGCTGCGGCGGGCCCTGCCCGCCGAGGCGGCGGAGGCGATCGAGACCCGGCCGCCGGGGTATGTGCTGCGGCCCGGGATCGGGCGGGTCGACCTGGCGGAGTTCGAGGCGCGCACGGCGGACGGGCGGCGGGCCGCCGCCGAAGGGGACCACGAGGCGGCCGCGCGGCTGCTCCGGGAGGCACTGGAGCTGTGGCGCGGGCCGGCGCTCGGCGGCGTCGGGGAGGCGCTGCGGGGTGAGGCCGGGCGGCTGGAGGAGGCCCGACAGGCGGCCCTGGAGGAACGTACAGCCGCCGAACTGGAGGTCGGCGGCCACGAGGCGGAGCTGGTCACCGAGCTGACCGCGCTGGTCAGGGCGCATCCGACGCGGGAACGGCCGCGCGGTCAGCTGATGCTGGGCCTGTACCGGCTGGGCCGGCAGGCCGACGCGCTGGCCGTGTACGGGGAGGGGCGGACCGCGCTCGCCGAGGAACTGGGGCTCGACCCGGGCCCGGAACTCAACCGACTGTACGAGGCCATCCTGCGGGCCGACCCCACGCTGCTCGCCGCCACGACCGCCACCGCCGCTCCGCGGCAGGCCACCGCGCCCCGGCCCGTGTCCCTTCTCCCGCCCGCCATCGGGGACTTCACCGGGCGGGAGGAGGAACTGGCGCAGGTCGTCGAGGGGTTGACCGGCGAGCGGGAGGCGATGCCCGTCGTCGTGGTCTCGGGGGCCGCCGGGGTGGGCAAGTCCGCGCTCGCCGTGCAGGCCGCGCACCGGGTGGCCGGCGAGTATCCCGACGGGCAGCTCTACGCCGAACTGCACGGCTTCAGCGAGCCCGTACCGCCCGCCGAGGTACTGGGCCGGCTGCTGCGGGCGCTCGGGGCGGACCCGCCGGAGGACACGGCCGAACGCGGCGATCTGTTCCGCAGCCTCGTCGCCGGGCGGCGGATGCTGCTGGTCCTGGACGACGCGAACGGCGAGGCCCAGGTACGGCCGCTGCTGCCGGGCAGCTCCACCTGCGGGGTGCTGGTCACCTCACGGGCACGGCTCGGCGGACTCGTCGGGTCCCGGCGCACCGACCTGGACGTCCTGGACGACGCCCGCGGCCTGGAACTGCTGATCAGGGTCACCGGGCCGGACCGCACCCCGGACGACCCGCCCGAGCAGGCCGCCGCGCGCCGGATCGTCGAGCTGTGCGGCGGGCTGCCGCTGGCCCTGCGGATCGCGGGCGCCCGCCTGGCGACCCGCCGGCACTGGACGCCCAGCGTGCTCGCCGAGCGTCTCGCCGACGAACACCGCCGCCTCGACGAACTGTCCGTCGGGGACCTGGAGGTACGCGCCAGCCTCGGCCTCAGCTATCAGGCCCTGGACGAGTGCGCCCGCCGGGTGCTGCGCCGCATCGCCACGCTCGGCTCCGCCGACGTCGCCGTCTGGACGGTGGCCGCGCTCGCCGACACCCCGGAGGACGAGGCGGAGGAGATCCTGGAACGCCTCCTGGACGCCCAGTTGATCGACTGCCCGGGCAGAGACCAGGTGGGCCAGCCGCGCTACCGCCTGCACGACCTGGTCCGCGTCTACGCCACGGAACGCGCCGAGGCCGAGGACCCGGTGGCCGACCGCACGGCAGCGGTGGGCCGGGCGTTGACCGCCGGGTTGTGGCTGATGGACAGGGTGACGGAGTCGGCGCCGTCGGGTGCGGTCAGCTTGAGGCACAGGTTCACGGAAGCGCCCCTCAAGGGGCGCGGGGAACTGCGCGATCCACCACACACGACCGGCAGCCGCCAACCGGCCGAACCCCCCGCCCCGGTAGGCGCCCGAACCACCCGCCGCGCCCTGACCGACCCCTTCGCCTGGTTCGACGCGGAAGCGGACACCCTCACCACCGCGGTCGAGCGCGCCGCGGCCATGGGCCTGCACACCCTCGCCTGCGAAGCGGCAGCGGCCCTGTGCTCGTCCTCCTTCGCCATCAGCAACCGGTTCGACGCCTGGTGGCGCAGCCACGACGCCGCCCTGGCCGCGGCCCGCCGCGCCGAGGACCGCTCGGGCGAGGCCCTGCTGACCATCGGCCTGGGACAACTCCGCTACGAACAGGACCGCATCGCCGAGTCCCAGGAGTACTTCCGCACCGCCGAGCGGATCTGCACCGAACTCGGCGACGTACGCGGCCGTTCCGCCGCCCTCGCCGGCCTCGGCAGCGCCTGCCGCGAGGTGGGCGAACTACGCGACGCCGAACGGGCTCTGACCGACGCGGCCGACGGCTTCCGGCGGGTCGGCGACGACACCGGGGTCGGGGTCGCCTGCCGGTACGGCGGTTCCGTACGCCTCGAACTCGGCGACCAGGAAGGGGCGTTCCCGCTCCTCGACGAGTCGCTGCGGGCGTACCGGCGGCTCGGCAGCCGGCGCGGCGAGGCCCTCGCGCTGCGCACGCTCAGCCTGGTGCACCGCTCGCTCGGCGCGTACGAGGAGGCCGCGCGCGTGGCCGAGCAGGCGCTGGAGATCCTGCGCGCCCTCGGCGACCCGCACATGGCGGCGTACGCCTTGCGGGCCCGCGCCAAGGCCCGGTTGCGGCTGGGGCACACCCGGGAGGCGGAGACCGAGCTGCGCGAGATCCTCGATGTCTGCCGGGTCCACGAGGACCGCTTCGGCGAGGCCCTGACGCTGCGCACGCTCGGCGAGTGCGCGCTGGCCGAGGGCCGCCTGACGGACGCGGAGGGGCTGCTGACCGCCTCCGCCGCCCTCTGGGGTGTCCTCGCCCTGCCCCTCCCCCGCGCCCGCGCCCTGCGCAACCTCTCCGTCGTACGTGCCGCGCTCGGCGATCAGGACGGCGCCGACGCGCTGCGGGCCGAGTCCATGCGGGTGTTCAACGTCTGCGAGGCCCGCGAACGGCACGAGCCATGGCCGTGGGTGTGA
- a CDS encoding helix-turn-helix domain-containing protein, which produces MSRNGQRPEGTDGQWDSGVERNPAAMLDGPYPTAVFIGHFAMPRGTAFSRHWHAVHQLAWSAKGLLRVTTRRGSWLLPPTLALWIPAGVHHTTEAAGDTVMRSPYVDPASCPRIDWREPTVVAVGPLLQALIDHLLRTDLPPEARVRAEAVLLDVLHPVPVTSVTAPEPRDPRAREVARALTANPSDPRPLASWGTQVGASARTLARLFVTETGLAFGQWREQARMRAAMPLLAEGLPIEAVAHRVGYASASSFVAAFHRIVGVTPRQYFPVHR; this is translated from the coding sequence ATGTCGCGAAACGGACAGCGACCCGAGGGCACCGACGGGCAGTGGGACTCGGGCGTCGAGCGGAACCCGGCCGCCATGCTCGACGGCCCGTACCCCACCGCCGTTTTCATCGGTCACTTCGCCATGCCGCGTGGCACCGCCTTCTCCCGGCACTGGCATGCCGTCCACCAACTCGCCTGGTCGGCCAAGGGGTTGCTGCGGGTCACCACCCGGCGGGGCTCCTGGCTCCTGCCGCCCACGCTCGCCCTCTGGATCCCGGCGGGCGTTCACCACACCACCGAGGCGGCGGGCGACACGGTGATGCGCAGCCCGTACGTGGACCCCGCGAGCTGCCCCCGCATCGACTGGCGGGAGCCGACGGTGGTGGCGGTGGGCCCCCTGCTCCAGGCGCTCATCGACCACCTCCTCCGCACGGACCTGCCCCCGGAGGCCCGCGTCCGCGCCGAGGCCGTACTCCTCGACGTCCTGCACCCCGTCCCCGTCACGAGCGTCACGGCCCCCGAGCCCCGCGACCCCAGGGCCCGCGAGGTGGCCCGCGCCCTCACCGCCAACCCGTCCGACCCCCGCCCCCTCGCCTCCTGGGGCACTCAGGTCGGCGCCAGCGCCCGCACCTTGGCCCGCCTCTTCGTCACCGAGACGGGCCTCGCCTTCGGCCAGTGGCGCGAACAGGCCCGGATGCGCGCCGCGATGCCCCTGCTCGCCGAGGGCCTCCCGATCGAGGCCGTCGCCCACCGCGTCGGCTACGCCTCCGCCAGCTCCTTCGTCGCGGCGTTCCACCGGATCGTCGGGGTGACACCGCGCCAGTACTTTCCCGTGCACCGCTGA
- a CDS encoding class I SAM-dependent methyltransferase, with protein sequence MPMNLMHQRICSSEKWALKTREQLLPWALDGVELGTDVLEIGPGYGANLRVLVEQVPHLTAVEVDAETARLLDVAWGERVRIVHADGAAMPLPDTSYDSVVCFTMLHHVPTAEQQDRIFAEAFRVLRPGGTFAGSDSRSSLRFRLLHLRDTMNVVDPATLPARLTRAGFTDVSVTVHEQGGSLRFRARRP encoded by the coding sequence ATGCCGATGAATCTGATGCACCAGCGGATCTGCAGCTCCGAGAAGTGGGCGCTCAAGACGAGAGAACAGCTGCTGCCCTGGGCGCTCGACGGTGTCGAACTGGGCACGGACGTCCTGGAGATCGGGCCCGGTTACGGCGCCAACCTGCGCGTCCTCGTCGAACAGGTGCCGCACCTCACCGCCGTCGAGGTCGACGCCGAGACCGCCCGGCTGCTGGACGTCGCCTGGGGCGAGCGCGTCCGGATCGTGCACGCGGACGGGGCGGCGATGCCGCTGCCGGACACGTCCTACGACTCGGTCGTCTGCTTCACGATGCTGCACCATGTGCCGACCGCCGAGCAGCAGGACCGGATCTTCGCGGAGGCGTTCCGCGTGCTGCGCCCCGGCGGCACCTTCGCCGGCAGCGACAGCCGGTCGAGCCTCCGCTTCCGTCTCCTCCACTTGCGGGACACCATGAACGTCGTCGATCCGGCGACCCTGCCCGCACGCCTGACCCGGGCGGGCTTCACGGACGTGTCCGTGACCGTGCACGAGCAGGGCGGCAGCCTCCGCTTCCGCGCGCGGCGACCGTAG
- a CDS encoding M15 family metallopeptidase has protein sequence MPSIILMSDPEVARIPVQDCGEPLVDLRELPFVTVDSRQADPEGSYAHLREGVAWRLARAARLLPDGLRLLVTEGYRPLALQIEYFERYAAELRQANPDWSEEYLRVQTSRSLSPPEIGPHVAGAAVDLTLCTAAGDELDMGTAVDASPEESDDACYTDAPNISDTARRNRRTLSAALTTAGLVNYPTEWWHWSYGDRYWALMTGTPNALYGPARTAP, from the coding sequence ATGCCTTCGATCATCCTCATGAGCGACCCCGAGGTCGCCCGCATCCCGGTCCAGGACTGCGGTGAGCCCCTCGTCGACCTGAGGGAACTGCCCTTCGTGACGGTCGACTCCCGCCAGGCCGACCCGGAGGGGTCGTACGCGCACCTCCGTGAGGGCGTCGCCTGGCGCCTCGCCCGCGCCGCCCGGCTGCTGCCCGACGGGCTGCGACTGCTGGTCACCGAGGGGTACCGGCCGCTCGCCCTGCAGATCGAGTACTTCGAGAGGTACGCCGCCGAACTGCGCCAGGCCAACCCCGACTGGTCGGAGGAGTACCTCCGCGTCCAGACCAGCCGCTCACTCTCCCCGCCGGAGATCGGGCCGCACGTCGCCGGCGCCGCGGTCGACCTCACCCTGTGCACCGCCGCCGGGGACGAGCTCGACATGGGCACCGCCGTCGACGCCAGCCCCGAGGAGAGCGACGACGCCTGCTACACCGACGCCCCCAACATCTCCGACACCGCCCGCCGCAACCGCCGCACCCTGTCCGCGGCGCTCACCACGGCCGGGCTGGTCAACTACCCCACCGAGTGGTGGCACTGGTCGTACGGAGACCGGTACTGGGCCCTGATGACCGGCACCCCGAACGCCCTGTACGGCCCCGCGAGGACCGCCCCCTAG